In Harpia harpyja isolate bHarHar1 chromosome 21, bHarHar1 primary haplotype, whole genome shotgun sequence, the DNA window AACTCTTTGATGCGGTCCCCTTCCGACTCTCCCCGCAGGTGCTCCAACGAGAAGGGCTATTTCTCCGTGTCAGAGAAGTGCTCCGATTTCTGCCAGGATGACTTGGCTGATGACGACATCATGCTGCTGGACAACGGGCGGGAGGTGAGCCAGGGCCGTGAGGTTTTCCTGTGTCCGGGTCCAGGGGCAGCGCGGCAGGGGCCGGATCTGCCAGTGGCTCCATCGGCTGAGCCCGGCTGCACGTCCTTCCCACAGGTCTACATGTGGGTGGGCACCCAGACCAGCCAGGTGGAGATCAAGCTGAGCCTCAAGGCATGCCAGGTAGGGCCTCCCTCCTGCTTgctgcttgggggggggtgggcaagGATTTGGGGCTTCATCTCCCCTTGGAGCCCTGATCCTGCCCCGTGCTTGGTGCTGCAGAgctcccagcagccccccaggctGGGGAGCACCACCCCCCAAAGGTGGGCGAGGGTTGGGGACCCCCACGGCTCTGCTCTACCCCAGGTCTACATCCAGCACATGCGCTCCAAGGACCCCACGCGTCCCCGCAAGCTCCGCCTGGTGCGGAAAGGCAACGAGCCCTGGCCCTTCACCCGCTGCTTCCATGCCTGGAGCGTCTTCCGCAAGCCGCCCGCCTAagggctgggggcacccagcGCTCCGGCCATGGCCCCCACGGCAGGGCCGGACCCCCCCGGCACCCTGCGCTGCCGCACATGCCTGCTCCCAGCCAAGCTCGACTTGGAGCCGCTTCTCTCCGAGCTGGGGCCAGCGGGGAGCTCTGGGGCTGACCCTCTGTCCCCCCTTCTCCCAGCACAGGGTCAAgctcagccccttcccttccTGGGGGGGGCATACGGGGCAGCATGGGCCCCTGTTACACCCTGcttggggatgctgctgccccaAACCAGTGCCGAGCTCCCCCTGCAACTGGGGGACAGGAGAGTTTCCCAGTTTGGGTGGGAGGATGCTTTGCTAAAGAGCACTGGGGGTAGGGGGAGCGAGGGGCTCTCAGCCCTGGGCCTTACAGCCAGCCCTGCTGTCTTGGGGGATGGACCCCCAGGGGGGGCAACCCACTGGTATCATATCAATAAAGGCTGCACTTCTTACCCCGAGGCTGTGCCAGGCTCTGACTGCGCCCGTCTTGCTCACAAGCAGGGTCGTCCCCCCCTCGCCCCGATCCTGCCCCTCCACAGCTCAGGGGGCCCCGGCACCCACTTACCTCCAAGCCCACCGCCAAGGCTCCCCAAACACCTCCAGCCTGGCCAGTTGatattaaatgctttattttcaatattaaaaaccagtatttttaataACTAAACAATGCTAAATtcatcttaccaaaaaaaaaaaaaggatgaggtGGAGGGGGGGGTTTCTACCAGGGACACTACAGCCCCGGCCTCGGCAGGCAACGACAGAGCCCAGGGCAGCGCTGCCTcgcctggacccccccccccagccacacaCGTACCGCAAGAGAGcccggagtggggggggggggggggtctgaaaCCACCCCAGATCCCCAAAATGAGAGGGGCAGGTGCCAAGCTGAGCCCTGACAGAGGGACAGAGCcggcatccctgcagccccctgcgAGGACGAGGACGGGCTGGGGAGCCCGGCAGGGATTTGGCACAGTgagaccccccctccccggatggggcaggaggggaactGGGGCAGCCCATGCCCCATCTGCCCCCAGCACCAGCACAGACCAGGGCCGGGGAGCCGATGTccgtcccgttccccccccccccgatcccaCAGCACGATCCCATCCCAAACCCACCCGTGGCAGGAATTTTAGTGTTCAGAAAGGAGCAGCAGGCATAGAGCCCAACCTGGAGAATAGCCCTTGGAGAAGCCACTAAGAGAAAAAGAAGGCCacctgtgaccccccccccctcccgtgcCCACCCCTGGGCTGCTCAAGCCCTCCGGTGCCCAGCTGGGAGCCAGGGGGGCCACGCtgggctcccccccaccccaagaaggGGACAGTCCCTGTGCGGCAGCCGGAGCCTCCCGGCAGGCAGGGGATGGGGCTGTAAACTGCAGGGAGCCGGGCATGTAAACACAGaccagggtttggggggggccaTGCCCAAGGGCTCCCGGCCCCCCCAACTCCCCAAGGGACCAAAACCAGGGGATGAGGGGGGGGTCCAtaagccccagccctcccccctGGAGCCgaggaagcagcagcatcccccggGAAGGGGGTTCTGGAGCAGGGGATAGTGACACTCAACcgtgtataaaaaagaaaattatcttcccCGGGAAGAGTTTGTGCACCACGGCCCCCGGCTTGGGGCCGgtggggaggagcggggggggtccggggccggcagccgggcagggaggtgtgggggggaagcGTGCCGGAGCCGGGGCGCACCGGCGGCCAGCACGGATGTTAGAGAAGAGGCGAGTCTACGTTATgtggggagggggcgcggggtGGGGGTCCAGTCGAGTCGCGCGTCCCGGGAATCCGAGCACTGAGATGGGCTGGAGAGGCCGGCGATGCCTGCGGGTGACGCAGACCCtcagaaagggacctgggggggccACAGGACACGCTGCTCCCCCCTCCTCTACCAAgctccagggaccccagccccgtcCTCCCCGTGATGGATGGGGATGCCGGGACACCGCACTGGGGTCCCAGCTCCGAACCCCATGGCACCCCAGGGGTTGCGGCCGGAGCCACGTCCCCACGGGGGGCCAcctgcccccccctgccccgtgcccaCCCTGGGGACCACCGGCCCCTCACGCACCTCACTTGATGAGGATCCCCGCGGGCCGGGCTTCGTCCTCGCTGGCGTTCCTTAGGTTCCTCTCCGCTTCCTCCGAGgacctggggcagagcagggtgagaggcagccggggcagcggggggggccACCGTCGCGGCCCCTCGGTGCTGGCGGCAGTGGCCGTGGGTGCCGGTTACACCATTTTCCGCCCCTCTCCCTCCACTCACGCCAGAAAATCCTTCACTTCCTCCACGGTGATGTCGCCGGTGGTGTCCAGCGGGTTCTCCATGCTGCTGTTGGGGGAGTCGATGGGGCCGGGCGAGAAGGCGGCCGGGTGTTCCTCGGGGGACCCTGCGAAGCCATGGGGACgggagggctggggtgggggggccagcCACGACACGAGGCCAGCCCCGGCGTAGGGCCCGCGGGGACGCGGTGCGAACGGCGGGGACGGGGTGATCACTCACGGTCGCTGTCGGTGGGCGAGCGTCGGCCCTCGGGGCTGCGCGGGACGTGGGTGCCGTTCGCCTGCGGCAGCTTCGGCGTCGCCGTCGAGCTGTTGCTGGAAGGAAACGGGGTGGTGGGGGGCAGAAGTTACCGCCGGAGCCGGTGCCGTGGGGTGGGGGTACAGGGGTGCTGCTGTAGCAAAGCCACCGTGTCCCCGGCACCCGTCCCACCTGAGGCAGGAGGTGTCCTGGAGCCGGGAGACTTCTAGCCGGCACAACGGCTCCGTCACGTTCCTGGCGCTCAGCGAGAAGCGCTCGAACTCGGACGGTGAAATTAGGTAGAAACCTAGAGGTGGGGGGGACAACAAAGAGCCTCAGGGACCCCCTCCCGCGGGGCTGCGGCCAGAGACAACGTCCCATCTATGAGGGACATCACCCCCAGCGCAGGGCTGGTGCCCTCACCCTGGCCATGCTTGGTGAAGACGCAGGAGGCGATGCCGCTGATGTCCTCTTTGCGGATGCAGCCGTAGTGGACCTGGGGCCGCAGGCCGGGCACGGTGAAGATGTGGATGTCACCCAGGTTGGTGAGACAAGCCAGGCAGTTCTCCAGCCGCTCCTCGGAGCTGGCGCTGGCCAGGCTCACCAGGGCCACCTTTCGCACCCGGCAACCCTCGTGCGCCGTCAGCTTGAATTTGGTCTTGGCGCTCACTTTGGGCAGCGTGAAGACCTGGGAGGATGAGAGGAGCCGGGTACCAAGGAGGAACAGGAACCTGCGGGGTTTCGGGGGTCACCCGAGCAGCCTCCCACCATGGAAGCCCTTGGCAAAGGGCAGCACCTTCCCCTTGGAGCCACCACCCCCCGGGACAGGCATAGGAGTGCCCCGGGAACCTGGCCGGTCACCTCCAGCCCCCGTCCCTGCGCCTGGGGTGATGGGGACACCCAGAGAGGACATGGGACACGTTGTGGGTGGTGGGTCCCATCCCCGCCGCGGTGGGGACACCGAGCCCCACGCTCACCTTGAACTGCTCCTCGGAGGAGATGAGCATGGAGTGGCTGCCCTGCATGTCGGGGGCCTTGGCCAGGTCCCGCGAGACCTCGTAGGGCTCGGGCAGGGGGTTCCCTCGCCCGTCCAGCACCGCGATGGACACCACCGGCGCCCGGTGCATCAGCTGGatttccttccccagcaccgcCTCCACCGCTCGCTCCGAAAACTTCTCCTGCGATGGCACCTCCAGGGCATAGGCGAACACCGAGCCAGAGTTGGTCCCTGCCCACATCGTGGGGCCGTGGTGGGCGGCTGCGGGGATGGGAGCAGCGTCAGAGCCCCCTTCCCTACAGCGTGGCACCAGCCAGACCCAGCTCAGGGGCTTTTCCCAGGgaagcagggtggggggggggggggtctcaccgTCTCGGAGGAAGGTGTCGGCGAAGTAGAGGCAGCGCACCACCCCCGAGAGCGAGTCGTCAGCCGAGCGAGGCTCGATCCGCCGCTGCACGGGCGTCATCTCCACCTCGGGGGGTCCTGCTTGCTCCGCCAGCTGCGCGTTGGCCTCCTGCACCTGAggagggggacacgggggtcAGCCCCTGCCCGGTGGGGATGAGGAGCAGTCGTGGCGGGCCCCCACTCCCTGCCCACCTTGCTGGAGGGGCTGCTGGCGTTGAGCCTCTTCTTGCCCGACACCCGGCTCTTGCGGATGCGACGGAAGGACTGCCGCAGGGACTTCTTGAGGGACTTCACCCGGGACAGGGGCCCCTCCATGGCCAGCGAGTCGTTGGGGTGCAGCGTACACCTGCGGGTACCGACGTCACTCAGCGCCCAGACCCCTGCTGCAtcgctctgggggggggggtccctggcaTCAAAATCCACCCCCACCCATACCTGGCCAGCACGGGGTTACGCCGGTAATAGTCGAAGAGTCCAAAGCCGTGGCTGGTGCCGAAGGCCACGAGGTTCCACTCGGAGTGGAGGGTGACGGCGGTGACGGCGGCGGGGGGCACGCACTGCACCAGCACGCTGGGCTGGAAGCCGGGGGCGAAGGGCAGAGGCCCGTTCCTGGGGGCCAACCGGTCGTGGCCCTTCCAGGTGAAGCCCTCGCGATCCTGCAGCAGGTCCACCGTGGCCACGCTGACCGCGTGCTCCGACTTCTCGTCGCTCAGCTCCATCACCAGCACCTGCGGGGGACAAGCGTTGATGGTGGGGGAACACGTGCCAGCCCCACACCAGGACAGCCACCCTGCTGCAAGCCGGGGGCAGAAGCCTTTCACGGACAGGCACGGGGGTCTGAAGCCCCCCCTCCATGCCATGTCTCTCCAAGAGAGGAGCCgagaggtgcccggcagccccccctcTGCCCTACCTGCCCTGCCGTGCCGGCCACCACCATCTTGGCCGTGTACTTGCAGAGAGCGATCTTCTGCACGCCCAGGCGTGGGTCGTCGCTGTAGGGATCAAAACAGCCCACCTGCAGGCGAGGAGGGGGGAGCTGGGTGCCTTCATacagctgcagggcagccccccccTCTGGTGCACCCCCACGTCAGCCCACCAGCTGGCGGGTACCGGCTGCGGCGCACGGGCTGCTCCGGGCATCACGCCCGGGAAAAGTCTGTCCCCACGcgtcccccggctccccccccgcGCTGGGGCAGACCCACGAGACGGGACACACGGAACAAGCGTCTCTTGTGTCCCCACGGGGCGTCACACGGCAGCTGTGCCCAGCTGGGGGACACGTCCCCGGGGCACAACCGGGACGGCTCCGGCGGGCGCATCCTCCGTGCCCGCCTCTGGGTTTGCCCCTCCGGTGCCGACGGAggcaggggggtgctggggggtcctCAGCGgcgtccccccgccccggttcCGGGGACCTCACCTTGCGGAAAGGCGGCCACTCCTCCTCGCCCGCCTGGTTGAGGCTGTCGTTGTGCTCGCAGTCCGTCTGGAAGATGTTGGCGGTGCCCAGCTTGTAGAGGGGCTTCAGCGAGACCCCCGAGGCGTCCCAGAACCGCACCGTGCCATCCTCGTGCCtgaggggggggacagggaggccCTGTTAGCACGGAGCCCTGACATCTGCCCGGCTAACAAGAGCCGCCTGTGTGCTGGCAGCCACCGTGCCAGAAGGGGGGGGACAAGGGGGGACAACGCAGCAGCGGGTGACACACTCCTGCCCGGCCATCAAGCTGAATGAGAGGGGGGCAGCCCACCCAACAAAAGTGGCTGGAACCCACTGCCACCCCGTCCCACTCCTCCACCGCTGGAAGAGGCTGAggatgtgtgcgtgtgtgtgtgcacacgtgtccCAGCACATTTTGGGTTTCCCAGGAcccccctccccactgccaggCCACTCACCCGGTAAGGAGAAGCCCCCTCTGCGTGGGCTCCTGGGCCAGGTTCTTCCCCCCGTCGATGGGCCAAGCctggagggaaggatggagggagggatggagggagcccACCCGTGGGGAGCAAGCATCATCCCTCCGCCAGCCCATCCTGGGGGGCTCGGAGGGATTCCCCCCCCACCGCTGCCATCCCCGTCGCTCACCGCAGAGGAGAGCCGGGGGCTCTGCTGTTCGCCAGCGCTGACGATCCTCTCCCAGAGCTTGAGGGGCACGTTGGAGACGTGGCAGGAGCAGGTGATGGCGGAGGAGTGGAGCGGTGCCAGGTACGGGGCAGGGATGGTGGGCCAGCCCGGTGTCTGGAGATCGATGGCCACCAGTTCTTCCTCCACCAGCACAACAAGGGCACGGGGGTTCTCaaagcctggggaggggggagatggctgctgctagcggagacccccccccaccaccaccacccgctccccggggctgccccggcagAACGTACCTCCCTCGGCCGCCTCGGCGCTCTGCACGGTGAAGAAGTCGATGACGCGGGAGGTGAAGTCGAGCGTGGCCAGAGTCTGGCCCTGCAGCACGCTGACGCAGTGCCGGTCGCCGTAGCTTGCCCGTGGCATCCCCCCgttgaagatgatgaaggggTTCCTGGGTGGGATGAAGCAGCCTCCATCAGATCCCAGACCCCGCAGAGCATCTTCCCCAGCAGCCTAGGTCCCCCCCCGCCATGCCCATCACCACCCCGGCCCAGCTGCtggagatgggggggggtgtgcacaCCGGAGCAGCCCCCCCGTGCCGCGGGGACGTACCCCGACTCGCAGGTCCGCCAGAGAATTTTGCTGATGGCTTTGCAAGGGAACGGAcctgaaacaaaaatatcaaCCCCGCGGCTGCAGCACCGGCACCGGGATGGGGCGATCAGCCCCCAACCCCAACGACCCTCCCCGTACCGTAGGGGATGGTGGACATGACGGGCTGCTGGGTCTTCTGGCCGGCACCGCTCACCGCCCACACCATGTACCCACCATCGCTGTGGGAGCTGACGATGCTCTTCCCGCTTTGCTCCCAGGCCAagctctccagctgctgcaggagcacacGGCGGGGGGCTTGACACCCAGGATGGGGTTGAGGGGGGGGGTGGGATACGCACGAGGCCgcggccccgccagcccccccccccatccccggtaCCTGGTTCCCTAGGAAAAGATGCTGGACGGTGCGCGTGCTCTGCTCCCAGAGGACCACCAGCCCCCGGCTGTACCCGATGAGGAGCCGGCTGCCATCGCGCGGGTGTTCCTGGATGGACTCCACCGGCCCCAGCGCCTTCCCGCAGCGGTAGTCATCAGGGACGCTGCGTTGGGGGGGGAAGGATGACAAACAGAGGGGGTGtcagggggggctgggggtggtggggaggggggcgcAGGGTCTGCAGGGCTCACCTCTGCAGGATCTCGTCCGGGAAGAGGGTTTtgtcctccagcagcaccagggcgGGCAGGGCGAGGAAGTACACCGCGCCGCCCTCGGTGCCCAGGCAGGCCACCGCGCAGGCGGACGTCGGCAGGACCACCGTCACCCGTGTGATGCCGGGGGAGCAGCTGGAAGGGGGGAGCGGGGGCCTGCATCAGCCCCGTGCTGGGTCTGGGGGAGCGGCAGAGACACCCCAAACCTCCCCTGCCCCGACGCTGCATCCCCAGCCCCGCTGGCCCAGGAGGACTGGGACAGGGATGGCCCCAGCACTAACAGCGATAAAAGCCACTTATCACCCCGGGGCCCTGCCAGCAGCTAAAAAAAGCTCAGGGCCGCgcttcacacccccccccccgcagcatcCCAGCCGGGATCGGAGGAGCATCCCAGCAGCGAAACCACCGCCACTGAGGGGACCTTGGCTGCCATCCCGCCCGGAGCGGGGACGGCTGCTCCCACGCACCGTTCCCAGCCGGCAGCGGTATCGCTCCCGGCCGCAGCCccacgggggtgggggggacggcTGGGGAGGACCCCCCCACCAGGCAAGTACTTAGCGCTGTCGGACCCTGGGCGTCCCGGGAGGCCAAAGCTGCGGGTCTCTTCCAGGTGAGAGCAGCCCTCCTTCTGGCAGACCTCCCAGAGATGCAGCGTGTTGTCGTCCAGCAAGGAGAGGagccagccctgggaggggggggaacaaCGAtagtggggtgggtggggggcaagGGGGACTGCTGCCaggctcccccccaccccggggacaCCCACCTACCTGGCCGGGGAGGAAATGCAGCTGGGTGACGGTGGCTGTCTCCTTGTGCAAGCCCGTCAGCTCCACGCCTGGCGCGCCGTATCTGGGGGGGGCCGTCAAAGAAACAACGAGGGtagagcccccccacccccccgccaaaTCCCTGGACCGTCCCCAAATTCCCCCCAAGGTCACAGTTCTGCCAGCAGGCACCAGTTTAGCCCCGTGCCCCCGGGGAGAGCATCCCTGGCAGCACCCAGTGCCAGAGCCAGCCTCGGTACCACCGTTCCTGGTTGGGATCCGCCAAGCACCTCCAACCGGGATGCCCCGGGCCAGGATGCGGCCAACGCGTGGCTGGGGTGGGTGTGCGAGGGCCAGGCCGGCTCCTGCCCTTTGCCACCCCCTTCTTTCTCAGCCGCGGGGCCACGGCCGTGCAGAGGCGCCGGCAGCCCCAACCAGCCCGGCACGAACCGGCAGCAGGGTGGGGTTCGGCATGCGCCGGCACAGCCTCACTCACCCGACTGGTCCCGGCTCCTCCGTCGGCGACGCCGCTCAGCAGGAACCGGGGCAGGACCCGTGCGGCAGCTCCGGCACCGCACGGTGCACCCCGACCCGGCACCTCCCCGACATCCCCAGACCCGGCAAGCTGCTTCCCCCCAAGCCCGGCGTCGCCGGCGCGTCGCGCAGCTACGTCTTGGCACGCCGCGTGCCAAGGGTTTCTGCCAGCCAGCCCCTGTGGTCCTCGCCCCCGGCCACCACCCCGGTGCCCTCGGCGCAGGGAACAAGCCCAGCGGCTCTGCCCAGACCGACAGGCAGGAGCTGTCTGGCAGCGCCGGGCACAGCCGAGCTGGCAGAGCCAGGCCAGAGCCACGGAGGCTTTTGGTGAGGCCGGACAACAGGGCATGCGAGCGGGAGCACGCAGGGGATGCTGGGCATTAAGGGGACGGTGGATGCCACCCATCCTCGCTCATCCTGAGGTCTTTCCCAAAATGGTGCCACTGGCCAAAAGGCAGGTAGCCCTCGGGGCAAGCGGCCAGGGAACACCGGTGGCACTGGCTCACCGCAATGGGGGTTCCAAGCCCAGGGACCCCCAGCTGTCCCAGGAGATCCCGCAGGCGGTGGCAGCCCCTCGATGCCGGGCTCTCTGCAGCCAGATCCACCCAGCCTGTCCGGGGACAACCCATGGGTGCCCCCACTAACCAGTAGCACCAGTCAGGCCAGCTCCGGCTGCTGCCTCGCCCGGCCCCGGCTTCCCCGGCACCATGAGCCTCCAGAAGCATCTTCTCGGTGGCAGCCAGAGCGGGGCCGGGTGGGCGCAGGCTGCAGTGCCACGGGCAGGATCGTGCCACCCCACTGCCAGCCCCGAGCCGGGTACCACCCCAAAAACATCCCCGCAGAGGATGCACAGGGCACCGCAGCCCCCCAAAACGGCAGCTCCGCGGCCCTCGGAGGGGGTTTAACCCGGGGGTGGCCGGAGCCAGCACCCCACGGCGAGTCGGCCAAGCGGAGCGACCGGCGACATCGCGGCCGGGCTGGCACCCGGGCGGCCtcggcagaagaaaaaaaaaaaaaaaaaaaaaaaaacacaaacccacaaaaaaaccgcCATCTTTGTGTTCGGGAGGCAGCGAGCCACCGGCCTGGGGGAGGGGGAGCgtggaacaccccccccccacacacacacacacccccttccttTACCCCGACCCCGATCCGGGCGCAGCCGCCCCCGCGTCCCCCCCGCATTCCTGCGGCGCGGAGGCCCCCCGAACGCGGGCCGCATCCAGCCCTGGCCGCCCGCCAGCAGCCCTCTGAAGTCTCCCTGCACGCCGCCGGCAACAAAGCCTGGCCGGGCCCCGCGTCGTCgtcttcttcccccccccacaccaccaccaccactaccacccTCCTCGGCCCCCCACTCAGGACCGGGCTCAGCGCccaccacagcccccccccacccctgcgcCAAGCCGGCCGGAGGTCCCgctgtccgtgtccccccccccaaaaaaggttgCACAGATGAGGCCAGGATGGACAGGAGCCCCCCCGGGATAAAGGGGAGGGTGACACCGGGAAGCACCCCCCGGCCTGGGATGCCACCCGGGATGGCCGAACCCCTTTGCTCCCCCCATCGTTTCAGGCGAGGCGGGGGCTTCCTCCGGCcaccgtgtccgtcccccccccctccacccagcccagctgcagcccagctggacggagggacagacggacagacgccagcagagctgggggacGGGGCGCTGCCGGATGGGTCAGCAGCGGCACGGCCACGTCTCTTGGTGTCCCCCAGGATGGGGGCAGCCGGaggggggggtgtatgtgtgtgtgtgtcggggggggggggtccttacCTCCTGCCCTCAGCGGGGAAAAGGATACAGCTTCACGGCTCCTGCCTTGGTGCCGATGGCCATCACGCGCAGGGCAGGGTCGTAGGCCAGGGCGCTGGGCTGGCTGGGGAAGCCGTGCTCCACCGTCTGCCGTGGGGAAAGGCAGGTCAGAGCCAGGACCCCCAATCCCTGAGCCCTCCCAaaccgccccccccagccctctctCGACCCCACGGCTCCAATCCTGCACCAGCCTGAGCTTCACCCCAGCGATGGAGGACCGTGAGGATGCTGCCTCGTCCCCCCTCCCACTGCCACCaagggggtccctggggagggaggACATCACTCCTTCCCCAATTTCCACCTGACACCCCAAAACAGACCAAATCCAACCGCCGCACCGAGGTCCAGCGTAGGTCTGAGCTTGCACGAGCCACCCCGCCGCTTCGGagaagggacccccccccccccgctctaaACCCCCCTGCCCAAGGTGCGGATGCCCCAGGAGGGGTGCGCGGGGTCCAGCTCACCCCCACAGGCAGGCGGGACCCCCACCGCGACGTCCCCAGGGGTCCACGGTGCCGGGTGGCGGAACCAGGCAAGCGGGACCCACCAGCGCCAGGGACGTCCCTGCCGGAGCCACGTGCCGCCCGCGGGCACCTTCCCAAGGAAGTCGCGGCCGGGCGACGGCGTGCCCGGACTCGCCGGCTGGGGAGGGGTTGCCCGCTTGGCAGCGGGAG includes these proteins:
- the LLGL1 gene encoding lethal(2) giant larvae protein homolog 1 isoform X2 produces the protein MMKFRFRRQGADPHRDRLRHDLFAFSKTVEHGFPSQPSALAYDPALRVMAIGTKAGAVKLYGAPGVELTGLHKETATVTQLHFLPGQGWLLSLLDDNTLHLWEVCQKEGCSHLEETRSFGLPGRPGCSPGITRVTVVLPTSACAVACLGTEGGAVYFLALPALVLLEDKTLFPDEILQSVPDDYRCGKALGPVESIQEHPRDGSRLLIGYSRGLVVLWEQSTRTVQHLFLGNQQLESLAWEQSGKSIVSSHSDGGYMVWAVSGAGQKTQQPVMSTIPYGPFPCKAISKILWRTCESGNPFIIFNGGMPRASYGDRHCVSVLQGQTLATLDFTSRVIDFFTVQSAEAAEGGFENPRALVVLVEEELVAIDLQTPGWPTIPAPYLAPLHSSAITCSCHVSNVPLKLWERIVSAGEQQSPRLSSAAWPIDGGKNLAQEPTQRGLLLTGHEDGTVRFWDASGVSLKPLYKLGTANIFQTDCEHNDSLNQAGEEEWPPFRKVGCFDPYSDDPRLGVQKIALCKYTAKMVVAGTAGQVLVMELSDEKSEHAVSVATVDLLQDREGFTWKGHDRLAPRNGPLPFAPGFQPSVLVQCVPPAAVTAVTLHSEWNLVAFGTSHGFGLFDYYRRNPVLARCTLHPNDSLAMEGPLSRVKSLKKSLRQSFRRIRKSRVSGKKRLNASSPSSKVQEANAQLAEQAGPPEVEMTPVQRRIEPRSADDSLSGVVRCLYFADTFLRDAAHHGPTMWAGTNSGSVFAYALEVPSQEKFSERAVEAVLGKEIQLMHRAPVVSIAVLDGRGNPLPEPYEVSRDLAKAPDMQGSHSMLISSEEQFKVFTLPKVSAKTKFKLTAHEGCRVRKVALVSLASASSEERLENCLACLTNLGDIHIFTVPGLRPQVHYGCIRKEDISGIASCVFTKHGQGFYLISPSEFERFSLSARNVTEPLCRLEVSRLQDTSCLSNSSTATPKLPQANGTHVPRSPEGRRSPTDSDRSPEEHPAAFSPGPIDSPNSSMENPLDTTGDITVEEVKDFLASSEEAERNLRNASEDEARPAGILIK
- the LLGL1 gene encoding lethal(2) giant larvae protein homolog 1 isoform X1, yielding MMKFRFRRQGADPHRDRLRHDLFAFSKTVEHGFPSQPSALAYDPALRVMAIGTKAGAVKLYGAPGVELTGLHKETATVTQLHFLPGQGWLLSLLDDNTLHLWEVCQKEGCSHLEETRSFGLPGRPGSDSANCSPGITRVTVVLPTSACAVACLGTEGGAVYFLALPALVLLEDKTLFPDEILQSVPDDYRCGKALGPVESIQEHPRDGSRLLIGYSRGLVVLWEQSTRTVQHLFLGNQQLESLAWEQSGKSIVSSHSDGGYMVWAVSGAGQKTQQPVMSTIPYGPFPCKAISKILWRTCESGNPFIIFNGGMPRASYGDRHCVSVLQGQTLATLDFTSRVIDFFTVQSAEAAEGGFENPRALVVLVEEELVAIDLQTPGWPTIPAPYLAPLHSSAITCSCHVSNVPLKLWERIVSAGEQQSPRLSSAAWPIDGGKNLAQEPTQRGLLLTGHEDGTVRFWDASGVSLKPLYKLGTANIFQTDCEHNDSLNQAGEEEWPPFRKVGCFDPYSDDPRLGVQKIALCKYTAKMVVAGTAGQVLVMELSDEKSEHAVSVATVDLLQDREGFTWKGHDRLAPRNGPLPFAPGFQPSVLVQCVPPAAVTAVTLHSEWNLVAFGTSHGFGLFDYYRRNPVLARCTLHPNDSLAMEGPLSRVKSLKKSLRQSFRRIRKSRVSGKKRLNASSPSSKVQEANAQLAEQAGPPEVEMTPVQRRIEPRSADDSLSGVVRCLYFADTFLRDAAHHGPTMWAGTNSGSVFAYALEVPSQEKFSERAVEAVLGKEIQLMHRAPVVSIAVLDGRGNPLPEPYEVSRDLAKAPDMQGSHSMLISSEEQFKVFTLPKVSAKTKFKLTAHEGCRVRKVALVSLASASSEERLENCLACLTNLGDIHIFTVPGLRPQVHYGCIRKEDISGIASCVFTKHGQGFYLISPSEFERFSLSARNVTEPLCRLEVSRLQDTSCLSNSSTATPKLPQANGTHVPRSPEGRRSPTDSDRSPEEHPAAFSPGPIDSPNSSMENPLDTTGDITVEEVKDFLASSEEAERNLRNASEDEARPAGILIK